From a single Bufo bufo chromosome 9, aBufBuf1.1, whole genome shotgun sequence genomic region:
- the LOC120979808 gene encoding extensin-like, translating into MRRKFGTDTRKHQRQTPLWAPLPPGLANQPPQPPVAKKVQKPKGAQTAAGDAPVPEPAPTTKDKILANISLAKFSEPILGKQTPPQEHIKPQSSPYLAVPGWSAQRPQILRKLPLMIQQKTKPAPQQAADTRARHPQVQSPDPLHPLPGPAPQAPHYQSQGEQRKSAPPGGTAPVPPGQRKMLNSRLQPERRSVSHQQGRRKTLQAWSQCRHRSASPQLPATQIYSPRYR; encoded by the coding sequence CACCAACGCCAAACGCCCCTGTGGGCACCACTACCGCCGGGCCTGGCAAACCAACCCCCCCAGCCGCCTGTGGCAAAAAAGGTGCAGAAGCCGAAGGGCGCCCAGACCGCCGCCGGTGATGCCCCCGTCCCAGAACCCGCCCCCACCACTAAGGACAAGATACTCGCCAACATCTCCCTAGCAAAATTCTCAGAACCCATACTAGGCAAACAAACCCCACCCCAGGAACACATAAAGCCCCAGTCGTCTCCTTACCTGGCCGTCCCTGGGTGGTCAGCCCAGCGGCCGCAGATCCTCCGGAAGTTGCCCCTGATGATCCAGCAGAAGACGAAGCCGGCTCCACAGCAGGCCGCAGACACCCGCGCCCGTCATCCTCAGGTCCAGAGCCCGGATCCACTTCACCCTcttccagggccagcaccgcaggCACCTCATTACCAGTCCCAAGGAGAACAGAGGAAGAGTGCGCCACCTGGTGGTACTGCTCCTGTACCACCAGGCCAGAGGAAAATGTTGAACTCCCGGCTCCAGCCGGAGCGCAGGTCCGTCTCTCACCAGCAGGGTCGCAGGAAGACACTCCAGGCCTGGAGCCAGTGCAGACACCGCTCCGCATCACCACAGCTGCCCGCCACCCAGATCTACTCGCCGAGGTACAGGTAA